Proteins found in one Lutimonas zeaxanthinifaciens genomic segment:
- a CDS encoding metallophosphoesterase has protein sequence MKKRIVRYLKHILGTIISLLLIGVVIIISINGSFEYGNDPQAINLNREGPYVFYESDSSLHVNYIRGNKTDGFYLDKTEYHTNDEILANCYFPLDSSSFNFTIQSEITIPEAIYEDQQPVLAISDIESGYKTFRDFLIANKVIDENLEWIFGKGHLVLVGDFVDRGFSTTQVLWFIYRLEQEARKKGGHVHFIIGNHELYNMQGKFKSASYKYYGVASILGKQHHDLYNKNSFIGKWMASKNTLELINGNLFAHGGLHPDFENYSITIDQVNQINRENYDQSYFPKPKESVEQLILSNKKGICWYRGYFKDDLSQEEVEKGINKFNARAIVVGHTLQRLVKKLYEGKVFAIDVKHPKDYNKNWPAKKSEGLLISKGKYYRVFADGELLEL, from the coding sequence ATGAAAAAAAGAATTGTAAGATACTTAAAGCATATTTTGGGAACAATCATAAGCTTGCTGCTTATCGGGGTGGTGATCATCATCTCTATAAATGGAAGTTTCGAATACGGAAATGACCCGCAAGCAATAAACTTAAACAGAGAAGGCCCTTATGTGTTTTATGAATCGGATAGTAGTTTACATGTCAATTACATCAGAGGAAACAAGACAGATGGTTTCTATCTTGACAAGACCGAATACCACACGAATGATGAAATTTTAGCAAACTGCTACTTCCCGCTTGATTCTTCAAGCTTTAATTTCACGATACAATCTGAAATAACTATTCCAGAGGCTATTTATGAAGATCAGCAACCCGTATTAGCCATTTCGGATATTGAAAGCGGCTATAAAACATTTCGGGATTTTCTAATCGCTAATAAGGTAATCGATGAAAACCTGGAATGGATATTTGGTAAAGGCCACCTGGTTCTGGTTGGTGATTTTGTTGACCGAGGCTTTTCGACAACTCAAGTTTTATGGTTTATCTACAGGCTGGAGCAGGAAGCCCGAAAAAAAGGCGGACATGTGCATTTTATCATAGGAAATCATGAATTATACAATATGCAGGGTAAATTCAAATCCGCTTCCTACAAGTATTATGGGGTTGCATCAATTCTGGGAAAACAACATCACGATTTATACAATAAAAATTCATTTATAGGGAAATGGATGGCCTCCAAAAACACACTGGAACTTATTAATGGGAATTTGTTTGCCCATGGCGGATTACACCCTGATTTTGAAAATTACAGCATTACAATTGATCAGGTCAACCAGATCAACAGGGAAAATTATGATCAGTCTTACTTTCCTAAACCTAAAGAATCGGTTGAACAATTAATTCTTTCCAACAAGAAGGGGATTTGCTGGTACAGAGGATATTTTAAAGATGATTTGTCTCAGGAAGAGGTCGAAAAAGGAATTAATAAGTTTAATGCCAGGGCCATTGTGGTTGGGCATACCTTACAGCGGTTGGTTAAGAAATTATACGAGGGGAAGGTGTTTGCAATTGATGTGAAACATCCTAAAGATTACAATAAAAACTGGCCTGCTAAAAAGTCAGAAGGTTTACTCATAAGTAAAGGTAAATATTACAGAGTATTTGCTGATGGAGAACTATTAGAATTATAA
- a CDS encoding DUF4350 domain-containing protein, whose translation MKILIMLFFLALSNYSFSQQVADTTYHPKIYDPLYETGKGPVVFIDEGHHNFHTKNGRYKAFSNLLERDGYKVKAYQGNFDKQLLSEGNILVISNALNEINVNNWDLPNPSAFSESEIEVVTEWVRSGGSLFLIADHMPMAGAASDLALEFGFEFTNGFVFDTINRGPAYFNLKEKTLTESVITKGRGSEESVAQIVTFTGQAFKIPDDATPVLTFDKKFVNMLPDKAWVFDDKTTRFNVEGWSQGAFKNYGKGRVVVFGEAAMFSAQLAGESKRKMGMNNEVAPENYQLLLNIIHWLDYVLE comes from the coding sequence ATGAAAATTCTAATAATGCTCTTTTTTCTGGCATTATCAAATTACTCCTTTTCACAGCAGGTGGCTGATACAACGTATCATCCAAAAATTTACGATCCTCTTTATGAAACAGGGAAAGGACCTGTCGTTTTTATTGACGAGGGACATCATAATTTCCATACGAAGAATGGAAGATATAAGGCGTTTTCAAACCTTTTGGAGAGGGATGGTTACAAAGTTAAAGCCTATCAAGGAAACTTTGATAAACAGTTGTTGTCGGAAGGAAATATTCTTGTTATATCCAATGCTCTAAATGAGATAAATGTTAATAATTGGGACCTTCCTAATCCGTCTGCTTTCTCAGAATCTGAAATTGAGGTTGTTACAGAATGGGTTCGTTCTGGAGGAAGTTTATTTTTGATCGCTGATCATATGCCCATGGCTGGAGCCGCATCCGATTTAGCCCTGGAATTTGGTTTTGAATTTACAAATGGATTTGTTTTTGATACGATAAACAGAGGACCTGCATATTTTAATTTAAAGGAAAAAACCCTTACGGAAAGTGTTATTACAAAAGGCCGAGGTTCAGAAGAAAGCGTTGCGCAAATTGTGACATTTACCGGACAGGCATTTAAAATTCCAGATGATGCCACACCAGTTTTAACCTTTGACAAAAAATTTGTGAATATGCTTCCGGATAAGGCATGGGTTTTTGATGATAAAACGACCAGGTTTAATGTGGAAGGATGGTCTCAAGGTGCCTTCAAAAACTATGGAAAGGGAAGAGTTGTGGTCTTTGGAGAAGCAGCCATGTTTTCAGCCCAATTAGCCGGTGAAAGTAAAAGAAAAATGGGTATGAATAATGAAGTTGCACCAGAGAATTATCAATTGTTACTCAATATAATTCATTGGTTAGACTATGTTCTGGAATGA
- a CDS encoding VOC family protein, translating to MKIKELKIRTPNLERQILFYSDKIGLELLFRSEYEAVFLVGKSKLKLVKSKESLPYHFAINIPFNKENEALKWLKERVEILRDGKNEIQDFRFWNAKAMYFYDLDKNIVEFIARRNLKNESQADFDVASLLEISEIGMPVNDIGVAFNKLNEISNLEQFDGGLERFCAIGDENGLFICINKNKKDWYPTGDKAHSSEFEIEFEHNNREFAVKFINGDLRKVDKID from the coding sequence ATGAAAATTAAAGAACTAAAAATACGCACTCCAAACCTTGAGAGGCAAATTCTTTTTTACTCTGACAAAATAGGCTTGGAGTTACTTTTTAGATCTGAATATGAAGCTGTATTTCTGGTTGGTAAATCTAAGCTTAAATTGGTTAAAAGTAAAGAATCATTGCCATATCATTTTGCCATTAATATTCCTTTTAATAAGGAGAATGAAGCCTTGAAGTGGCTAAAAGAAAGAGTAGAAATTCTCAGAGATGGGAAAAATGAAATTCAAGATTTTAGGTTTTGGAACGCCAAAGCCATGTACTTTTATGATTTGGATAAAAACATTGTTGAATTTATTGCGAGAAGGAATCTGAAAAATGAAAGCCAGGCAGATTTTGATGTTGCTTCACTTTTAGAAATTTCTGAAATCGGAATGCCTGTAAATGATATAGGGGTCGCATTTAATAAATTGAATGAAATATCAAATCTAGAACAATTTGATGGCGGACTTGAAAGGTTTTGCGCCATAGGTGATGAAAATGGTTTATTCATCTGTATTAATAAAAACAAAAAGGATTGGTATCCAACAGGGGATAAGGCACATTCATCTGAATTTGAAATTGAGTTTGAGCATAACAACCGGGAATTTGCGGTAAAATTTATTAATGGAGATCTAAGAAAAGTCGATAAAATAGATTAA
- a CDS encoding phosphotransferase: MNDYLRSLVLQVTGASSLFEKEVIQELWSGYGNIMRVGLENASVDSVVIKHVQMPVNKNHPRGWNTDIGHQRKVKSYQVETNWYERYSKNSAARLPECLAIEAKGDEVLMVMEDLDAAGYHLRKSFVTWEEIAQCLAWLARFHASYLGKKPDGLWEVGTYWHLETRPQELAVLNDQKLKEAAPIIDKKLNSCKYKTFVHGDAKLANFCFTASGQVGGLDFQYVGGGCGMKDVAYFIGSCLNEDECERLEAQILDTYFEHLQGEMNERNKGLEIEWRSLYRVAWADFHRFIKGWSPGHWKINSYSERITAEVIKNL, from the coding sequence ATGAATGATTATTTAAGATCCCTGGTTCTTCAGGTTACCGGAGCTTCTTCCTTATTTGAAAAAGAGGTGATCCAGGAATTGTGGAGTGGTTATGGCAATATCATGAGGGTTGGATTAGAGAATGCTTCCGTGGATAGCGTGGTTATCAAACACGTTCAGATGCCCGTAAATAAGAATCATCCTAGAGGTTGGAACACGGATATTGGTCATCAACGAAAAGTGAAATCATACCAGGTAGAAACTAACTGGTATGAACGATACAGTAAAAACAGCGCTGCACGTTTACCTGAATGTCTGGCCATTGAGGCTAAAGGTGACGAGGTGCTGATGGTGATGGAGGATCTGGATGCAGCCGGTTATCACTTGCGTAAGAGCTTTGTAACATGGGAAGAAATAGCTCAGTGTTTGGCATGGCTGGCAAGGTTTCATGCGAGTTACCTTGGTAAAAAGCCGGACGGACTCTGGGAAGTGGGAACCTATTGGCATTTAGAAACAAGGCCACAGGAGTTAGCTGTATTAAATGATCAAAAGCTGAAAGAGGCAGCCCCAATCATTGATAAAAAACTCAATTCATGTAAGTACAAAACGTTTGTCCACGGCGATGCTAAACTGGCAAACTTTTGTTTTACTGCAAGCGGACAGGTTGGTGGATTGGATTTTCAGTATGTAGGTGGGGGTTGCGGAATGAAAGATGTGGCTTATTTTATAGGAAGTTGTCTGAATGAAGATGAGTGCGAACGATTGGAAGCACAAATCCTGGATACCTATTTTGAGCATTTACAAGGTGAAATGAACGAAAGAAATAAAGGGCTGGAAATTGAATGGCGGTCTTTATACAGAGTGGCCTGGGCGGATTTTCATCGCTTTATAAAAGGGTGGAGCCCCGGTCACTGGAAGATTAACAGTTATAGTGAACGTATCACAGCAGAAGTGATCAAAAACCTTTAA
- a CDS encoding sensor histidine kinase has translation MSKRKWSVIIGVGAVIALFPIVITVFELIKTDKESVVFLEGYPTSIVVLILLYYALLMILGIFWFTKQVVSFFRLKSEISKAELQHLKSQVNPHFFFNTLNNLYGLVDKDPKKAQDLILKLSDLMRYSIYEGEKDLVELNDEVDYLKNYVGLHKMRYHKDVDVEFNTDIEKNCKVMPLLFIILVENAFKHGVEKLRERSFVHINIVTFENKIQFDIENNFDDSESVEDSGIGLKNLKRRLGLVYPNKHKLSFSVRDNVYKATLILDQL, from the coding sequence ATGAGCAAGAGAAAATGGTCGGTAATTATTGGTGTTGGAGCAGTGATTGCTTTATTTCCAATTGTTATTACTGTTTTTGAATTAATCAAAACCGATAAGGAGTCTGTTGTCTTTTTAGAAGGCTACCCTACTTCAATTGTTGTTTTAATTCTTTTGTACTATGCATTACTCATGATTTTGGGTATTTTCTGGTTCACAAAACAAGTCGTTTCTTTCTTTAGATTAAAAAGTGAAATTTCGAAAGCAGAATTACAGCATTTAAAAAGTCAGGTAAACCCTCATTTCTTTTTTAATACCTTGAACAATTTGTATGGTTTGGTGGATAAAGATCCTAAAAAGGCTCAAGACTTGATCCTTAAATTATCAGATCTGATGCGCTATAGTATTTATGAAGGGGAAAAGGATTTAGTGGAGCTTAATGATGAGGTGGACTATTTAAAAAATTATGTCGGCCTCCACAAAATGCGTTATCATAAAGATGTTGATGTTGAATTCAACACTGACATTGAAAAAAATTGTAAAGTGATGCCTCTGTTGTTCATTATACTTGTTGAAAATGCTTTTAAGCACGGGGTAGAAAAATTAAGGGAGCGTTCTTTTGTCCATATTAACATTGTTACCTTTGAAAATAAGATTCAATTTGACATCGAAAATAATTTTGATGATTCTGAAAGTGTTGAGGATTCCGGAATTGGCTTAAAAAACCTAAAGCGGAGGTTAGGATTGGTTTATCCCAATAAACACAAATTATCATTTTCGGTAAGAGATAACGTTTATAAAGCGACATTAATTTTAGATCAATTATGA
- a CDS encoding methyltransferase, whose product MKILKFQLWHFLILIALLISLFLVIYSDPTILKGSFLNIDTKIWLIISIFVPIAHQLYVLICWRTELFYKGLSKVFGNTLRAFKIFKAGFAVLFVSRLISIIFLSLSNSDSFNANNILIYVIAVTISLPTIYLFYSVRRYFGIDRAFGLDHFDPDKFMNEPFVNKGIFKFTSNGMYTYGFLILWIPGLIMMSKAALIVALFNHLYIWVHYYFTELPDIKWIYGK is encoded by the coding sequence ATGAAAATTCTGAAATTTCAACTTTGGCATTTTTTAATTCTAATAGCTTTACTGATATCGTTGTTTTTGGTTATTTATTCTGACCCGACGATTTTAAAGGGTAGTTTTTTGAATATTGATACAAAGATTTGGTTGATAATTTCCATTTTTGTTCCCATTGCACATCAATTGTATGTATTGATCTGTTGGAGAACTGAATTATTTTATAAAGGGTTATCCAAAGTATTTGGAAATACGCTTAGAGCCTTTAAAATATTTAAGGCCGGATTTGCGGTTCTCTTTGTATCTCGATTAATTTCAATCATCTTTCTATCCTTGTCAAATTCTGATTCATTCAATGCAAACAACATATTGATTTACGTCATAGCCGTTACAATTTCTTTACCGACTATTTATCTATTTTACTCAGTAAGAAGATATTTTGGAATTGACAGAGCCTTTGGATTAGACCATTTTGATCCTGATAAATTTATGAATGAACCGTTTGTCAATAAAGGGATCTTTAAATTTACATCAAATGGGATGTATACCTATGGATTCCTGATATTATGGATCCCCGGACTGATCATGATGTCGAAGGCGGCATTGATTGTTGCTTTATTCAACCACTTATATATCTGGGTACATTATTATTTTACTGAATTACCGGATATTAAATGGATTTATGGAAAATAA
- a CDS encoding DUF2200 domain-containing protein, which translates to MKVTAEKNEKVANMIFASIYPLYLNRLEKNGRTKEELNQVIEWLTGFDQEALQALIDEKATFGTFFQKATINPNAHLIKGVVCGYRIEEIEDEFDTYKQCRRMEKLIDELAKGRKMEKILRE; encoded by the coding sequence ATGAAAGTTACAGCTGAAAAAAATGAAAAAGTTGCTAATATGATATTTGCATCCATTTATCCACTTTACCTGAATAGATTGGAAAAAAATGGCAGAACAAAAGAAGAACTCAACCAGGTAATTGAATGGCTTACCGGTTTTGATCAAGAGGCTTTACAAGCACTTATTGATGAAAAAGCAACTTTTGGAACATTTTTTCAAAAGGCTACAATAAATCCAAATGCTCATTTAATTAAAGGAGTCGTTTGCGGGTATCGGATTGAAGAAATAGAGGATGAATTTGACACCTATAAACAATGCAGACGTATGGAAAAGTTGATTGATGAATTAGCGAAAGGTCGTAAAATGGAGAAAATTTTAAGAGAATAA
- a CDS encoding LytR/AlgR family response regulator transcription factor, whose amino-acid sequence MISYLIIDDEYIAHDIIKGYCDLLPDMKLMKSCYDGLEAFEYLNKNEVDLIFLDLNMPKLKGFEFLKTLKNPPKVIVTTAYKEFALEGYELNISDYLLKPFGFERFLKAINKTFSSVQSYLPNSSQTNTISKRIFLKSNKKYFQVEIDTILYIEASGNYTKVVTKIETITIREKLSAVLEMLPNEDFLQVHKSFVVAPKYIKSIEGNRIFIEGHLIPIGKLYKRNVDQLLK is encoded by the coding sequence ATGATTAGCTATTTAATTATTGATGATGAATACATAGCCCATGATATAATCAAAGGTTATTGTGATTTATTACCGGATATGAAGTTGATGAAAAGTTGCTATGACGGGTTGGAAGCTTTTGAATATTTGAATAAAAATGAAGTTGATTTGATTTTTTTGGACTTAAATATGCCAAAACTCAAAGGTTTTGAATTTTTAAAAACATTAAAAAATCCACCAAAAGTAATCGTAACAACTGCTTATAAAGAATTTGCCCTTGAAGGTTATGAACTTAATATTTCAGATTATTTGTTAAAACCATTTGGATTTGAGCGTTTCTTAAAAGCAATCAATAAAACATTTAGTTCTGTACAATCCTACCTTCCGAACTCATCACAAACAAATACAATTTCCAAACGTATTTTTCTAAAGAGCAACAAAAAGTATTTCCAGGTAGAAATTGATACTATTTTATATATCGAAGCATCAGGGAATTATACGAAAGTCGTAACGAAAATTGAAACAATTACCATTCGAGAAAAATTATCAGCTGTTTTGGAAATGTTGCCAAATGAAGATTTTTTACAAGTTCATAAATCATTTGTGGTTGCTCCAAAATATATCAAAAGTATTGAGGGTAACAGGATATTTATTGAAGGACACCTGATTCCCATTGGGAAACTATACAAGCGAAATGTTGATCAATTATTAAAATAA
- a CDS encoding CPBP family intramembrane glutamic endopeptidase: MKTRIYNYLNKPYAVVLIMLIAPLFGFIDRNFSFFFGLGVAFLILRGSKFDWARFGIGQKITVGVVLKSLIITLLLFAAFSSFIDPLIQHWFGEYDLSSVEDIEGNFVGYVVLMLVVWIFAAFGEEFLFRGYYMKALAKLLGNNNKAWILSAFITSLYFGVSHVYQGLSGVISVFLWSFTISLIFNKNRNNLLLLILIHGFYDSIGVTLIYLNKDPVFSEWVQQLF; encoded by the coding sequence ATGAAAACTAGAATTTACAATTATTTAAACAAACCCTATGCTGTTGTGTTAATCATGCTTATTGCGCCGCTATTTGGGTTTATTGACAGAAACTTTTCCTTTTTCTTTGGCCTTGGTGTTGCATTTCTAATTTTACGGGGAAGTAAATTTGACTGGGCAAGATTCGGGATAGGACAGAAAATTACAGTAGGAGTCGTTTTAAAAAGTTTAATCATAACCCTGTTATTATTTGCTGCATTCAGCAGCTTTATAGACCCTTTGATTCAACATTGGTTTGGAGAATATGATCTGTCATCTGTAGAGGATATAGAAGGGAATTTTGTGGGTTATGTTGTATTAATGCTGGTTGTTTGGATATTTGCGGCGTTTGGGGAAGAATTCCTGTTTCGTGGCTATTATATGAAGGCCTTAGCCAAGTTGTTGGGCAATAACAATAAGGCCTGGATACTCTCGGCATTCATTACCTCGCTCTACTTTGGTGTATCTCACGTATATCAAGGTCTCAGTGGAGTAATATCTGTGTTTTTATGGTCTTTTACGATTTCATTAATATTTAACAAAAACAGGAATAATTTACTTCTGCTGATATTGATCCATGGCTTTTATGATTCAATAGGAGTGACACTTATATATTTGAATAAGGACCCTGTATTTTCAGAATGGGTACAGCAATTGTTTTAA